The Gadus macrocephalus chromosome 1, ASM3116895v1 DNA window TTTAGAAGTGAGCAGGTTTGGACCTGATGAGCTCAGTTGCAATGTTGTTGAAGCAAATGGCACTGCCATTTTTTACTAAACCAAACCGGTATAATGAAGGGTGTAAGAGCGAGGCAAtcttgttgttattgttttccCTTCGCTTAACTGTTGACTGTGAGGTCGGTGGCTAATTGATACAGCTGCTGACTCATTGGCTTCACCGGTCTCCGCCGTCACAACACATGACGCCCACCGTCTGCGGTGCAGCGCCGCAGAGCACACGCTCTATGCATGGGTGCTGTGTTCCAACATCACAGCCAACTAAATGTATGTTATTTCGATCaaaattattttatatatatattttttcaaatacAATATGTGCATAAGGAGTGCCAAATatgagtatgtttgtgttttaaaatgACTTGCGCGACACCACAAGCTGTGTGTTTTGGTCAGCTGGAACGGCTTCCGTGACGCGCATGCGCTGTCGCAGCAGCAGTCGACAACTACCAGTTTAGTTGTGGTTGCTACTACCGCTAGCATAGTTGTCGCTTTCTGGATACAACTATGGAGATTGATGCGATACTGGAAGCTTTCAGAGGTCAATTTATAGTGATTTGAATGAATACACCACCATACAAATAATTGCATGATTTATTACGATTTCCTCAGGcaaatgtgtgttgttgtggccCGGGAGATAAACGCAGTTCTCAAGCGTCTAGTGGCGAGAGGACGTATAGAAAAGTACAGCGTGTGTATAACAAGTGATTCAGGTCTGGAGCTCTTGGCTGGGTATAGGTTGAATGACTTTATGCAGCACTATTTTAGTGACATATAACAGTGTTTATTTGGCAAATTAATATTTCACtgtttcatgtgtttgtgtttaaattTAATTGGAATTTGCAGACTTTGAGAAGAAAGAGACGAAAGAGTCCTGTCCAATTTTAGAGCAACTCCTTATTGATGTCGCGAAGACTGGGGAAACGTTGTAAGTGACACTGCCTGGCATACGTATTTGTAATTGTATGCATTCTTTGCATTTATAATATGAGGGGGAAAAGCACacgaattattattataatattttttgttgttatgcGTGCAAAACATAAATACTAATGTTTGCATCctatttcttttattttccagcATTCCCTGGTCAAAgttcaaaacatattttcttttcAAGATGGAAAACGTTATGGATGACTTCCATGCCTCTTCCCCTGAACAAAGAGGGTCTCCTAATCCAAATGTAGTCTATGTCCCCTTTGATGCGATGAAGGAGAGGATTGTGAAAATAGTCGATGGCTACAGTGGGTGAGTGAAGCGTTGTTTGTTTAACCATGAGATCGAACCATGTCTCAACCATTTCAAAGCAGAAGATTACGCAAGCGATCTCATTTAGGCTCTACAAATAAACTCAACATGACTTGTTAGGGCACACTTAAACCCTAGATTTCCCGGTCCGTCTAGCACACATCACATGGTATCCGTGGTTACGGGTCAAATCTGCGGTTGGAAAGCATTGTTGTCATTGTTAACGGGCTATTTAGCCATTAAGGCCGAGAAGTGGTTGAGAACGGCTGCTCGTTCAGCTGCAGCGATTTAACAGTTGGCTTGGTTCTAGGCAGGGCTTTAGCGTGTCCCATATAGACCTTAGCCTAGCACAATGTAGGCTGAGATTGAGACGTGTGACAATCTATCCAATTCACAAGCTGATCCTTGATAGAAAAAAGGATATTTGTATCTACCGTTTATGTGTAGATGTCTTTTTTTGTCAGTGTTCCCTTCACCATTCAGCGTCTGTGTGAGCTGGTCACGGACCCCACTAGAAACTACTCGGGAACAGAAAAGTTCCTCAGGGGTGTGGAGAAGGTGAGGGGTTAGTTTGAATCACTCAGCACTTAATTATAAAACATGCACATGGTCTTAAACAATGCACCTTATGGACAAGTGGTGTTTATTAAGTTAATAAAAATAAGGAAAATAGGTTTTGGAGTACCCTTTCATacttgtatttctgtgtgtatatTTCAGAATGTGATGGTGGTGAGCTGTGTCCGCCCTCCATCGGAGTAAGTAAATAAACGACAAAGCTGCTTAGCTATTGATCCTCTAGGGATTTTTCTAGAGCCGCTTCAAATGCACATGCAGCCCCCTCAAAAATCAATAACTAATTGGTCACATTTGGGACGAGGCCTAGAAAGGATGAATGAAACTGCCAGTAACCAAAGTTTTCTTGTTTTCAAGGAAAAACGGGGAATCTACTGTAAGCCGAATGAATGGAGGGCCGTTCCCTGACAGCTCCTCTGTGCATTCAGACAGGTGTGAGTTCAGTCCTTGTCAATGGTGGAAGCCACTTCAGGAATCGGTGCGTTCCAGCGTTCAAAGATACAAGCCGGGAACCGTGTTATGCTTTCTCATCTTGGTCATTATTTTCCAATATTTATTGAGTATTTGCAGTTTTGATTTCACCCCTCATGGTagaagatttatttttttgttttgtattttgttgttgtggttgcagCATTTTGAATGGCCCAGTAGTCCCACCAAAGCCATTGACCATTTCATTTTCTACAAATGGCCCTCCCAGCGCTGTGGACAGCAGGGAGAGACAGCCACCACCAGAGGACGGGACAGAGCGCCACATCAGGTAATCCAATGGGGCTGGCAATTACACAAATTAGATCTCAAATGTTTGAATGTATTAAAGAAAATGTCCAAAAAATTTTACGATTTTGtaagtatatataatataatctttatttttatttttaaataaatgtacagGTATAAATATCTTTGTATATTGGttactatatataatatttttttgtttttaaataaatgtacatgtatatatatctttatgtatatattttttataaatatacaaaaaaatgaTGGGGTAGCTGTTTGGCAGACCATAATAGTTCTCTACTCCGACTGTCTGACCGGTCTCTATCTGTTGTACTGTGTACCCAGGCACACACAAGACCATCAACTATAGacaaaatatgtaaatatatttatatatcttgtTCAGCAAGAAGGTACCGTCGGGTTGCTACAGTACACCCCCGGTGTCTGCGGTTACTTTCCGTTGAAACACATCCAACTCATGAGAGAGAATCACAGGGCAGGGTCAGGCATACCGAACACTTAACAACACCGCAGTAATCCCAGCGTGGGACGCTACGGAGGGAACAAATGTGTTGTGTACGGCCAGTGACGGGGTGTTCCTGTGCAGTGGCTCCATGTcccaagagggggaggggagtccTCGAGCCCGACGGGAGAAGAGCCAGCGCTGGGGGACGGAGGACCGCCCCTACAGACCCCTTCAGGAGGTCAAGAGGCTCAAGGTCGAGCACCGCGAAGAGGAGGACACGGCGGGTGACGAGGGCGAGCGGAGGGCGTCGACCTCTCcgacggggtcaggggtcgtcaCGGAGACGCAGGAGTCCCCCCGGGGCACTGGCAAAACGGGCAAGAACGCTGCGCCTTCAGGAGCAGTCGCCTCTGGATGTTCGGGTAGGCAGGAAGTTATGATACAGGGTATGGTGTTATTGAATTATCTAATTTATATAAATTAAACCTTAATTTGAAGCACATGAAATTGCTACTGTGGTAACATTTGACGATGAGGGTACATTTATTAACCATCAATTAACATTACCTGTAATGCAGTTATAAGCATTAACTAAcagttaattaaaaaataactatCTATAAAAAACTAACTTTATCTACAGTGTACATGTTAACCAATGGCGTTCATGTTAAATAAGGTATTAATCTAGAAATTGTTTAATGTGGTTAGGGTTGACCATAACCCAGGTATtgctaatgctatataataatgcttataactgcattcattcattttaattaatggttaattGATGTACCCTTATTGATACCTTTTTTTTAGTATGAAGAATGTCTCTTAATTGATCTCCTTCATGATGTTATCATCTAGTAACCATGTGTTCTCCACTCCGCTCCTCAGAGCCGGGCAGTCCTACATCTCCACCTTCTAATAGGCCAGAGGAGTCTTCAAACAGCGAGACAGACCTGGACCCTGACCTTACTCTGCAAACTGACATGACCACAGACCCATCAGAGCGGCTTGACCCCTCAGGGACGGGTCAAAGCCCAGAAGGTCAGAACAATGGGGATGGCAGCGCTGATGGGGCTAGCCTAAACGATAACAAACTGCCACTCTCATCTGCCTGTAGTACAGCTGACCTGCCTACAGAGGGTGCTGCAGAGTCCAAATGATCTTGTGAACTATCAGGCTCAGCTTAGTTTACACTGTATGATACACATCAAAGATGTGGGTTCTCTACTAGTACATGTGCTAGAAATAGGGCTGCACTATTCACGGAGAGTATGGATCTAAATTGTTTGTAAAACTCAGGTCTGAAATAAGCAGGTGTCTAAATAAATGTGGTGTTGGAAATTCAGTAATGGAATCGACTGTTGCATGCATAAACTGAAgtacatttaaatatatttaaaaatattttttattgtctgTAGTTTTTGTGTATCACAAACAACCTCAACTGTGCTTACAGCCACCATTTCTTACTCCAATTGATTTAGTCAACAGCTTGGTTGGTTTGCCATAGAATTCCTTTTGTACCACAATAAGCACGCATTTTTTGATCCTAGAATGATATATTAATGATATATTAATAGGCATTTATACCTTATCTTCTTTTTGCAGTATGAAATACAATTGAGCACTAAAATATAATGTAGAAAAATATAGTGTGCAGTTAACTTTTATGAAGTAATGATCAGTTTGATTATTACAAACTTTGATTGTGAGGTCTGTCTTTAGTGATAAACATAGCATCTggaatttttatattttttacaaacCATTCCACTGCCTTTGTAAAATATAATAAGGTGGATCTTGAATGGTTGAGTTGTCATGGCTTTCAAGAAAGACAATAAATGATCATGTGTTGAAGTGTGGTAAATAATTTATTCAAAGTAAtgcatttttcttattttttttccctccttttAGTAAAGATGTTTTTATCTGAGTTACACATAACTGTAGAAGCTTGGGACAACTAAGCCTTTGAAGTATTTGTTGCAGACCAATGAGCATTCTGAAATTTAGAGGACCCTTCATGTCTACCTACTGTAGAAGCATGCAGGCATATATGAAACTCTTGATTCATTGGAAACGCAAAAACACATATTTCTGTCAAACTCTTGGTTGATAAGAGGAGGTATGAATCATTTTAATCTTAGTGGAATTATTCAGTGAGTCTTCAGACTGCTGGGACACTTGGAGGCTAAGATTAGCGGTTGTTGTCTGTGTCCCTACGAGGCCTGTGTCAGAAGCTTTACAAGCTGTGAGGAGGCTGAGCGTTTAACCTGCAAATTCAATTACCCAAAGGCCAGTGTCTAAAGATATCCAAAATGAGACTAGACTGAACAAGCTAGTTTTTGTTCATGACCACGGCGTGACCACCTATGATTACCAGCACTGGTCAATATTGATGTTTTgttattaatttaattataaTGGTTATGTCTGTGATCATGACGTTAAAAACAATTCAACTTCTCATTTGTTAAAGACAAATATAAGTGTGCAAGACATCCTGCAATACAAGAATTGAAAGTCAAAGAAAGTGGATACCGACCATAGATTGGTCATATCTTTCTGGATGAACAAAGTGTAAGACTTCAGTCAGAATtaacaacaaaaagaaaaagcagtGGGAGAAAAAATTCCCTAATGGAACAGAGACAAGGTGTGGAGGGTGACCCAGACAAGACGATTTGTGTGGCGGAGATCCAGAGTGGTCCAAGAAGTTATTGTTTGAATGCCTCTTCCACATGAGCTCAAGAGCCTTTTTGATGTGACGAACAACAAGGAGGCTGCTGATGACTCTGACAACGTGTTATGAGCTTTTGACAAATGGAGTAAGCATATCTGTTTTTAAGGAACACAATTTGTATAAACTGGAAAATCCACCTGTTTCCTCGTTTCTCAGTACATCACCTACTTCATAAGACCATGCTCCACATCTGTGTCATCAGTCAAACTGGCACAAAAGCTTTTTATTCAGATCACAGTGTCATGAAACCTTCATCCTTAAATCGTTTCCCTTTCTTTTTTGCATAATAAGGACAACAACATTGACTTCCTGGAATATGTGGCATCATTGAACCGGGTGTTGAGGGGCAAGTTGGACCCCACGCTCGATGGACGTATATTTGAACTTCTTTAAATGATGTAGGTAATGTTTTGAACAGAAGTGCAATTTAtggactactactactatctgTCTATAAAATGGCAAGCTATACGACGCTCTGCAATCTCAAGAGAGAAATTAACATCACATGAAACATGCTGCCTGACTGTCTACATAGGGGCTGAAGAAGGCCTGCCATGGGGAACTGGATTAACAGTGTAACCCTGGACCATGACCAGGTGGTGGACTGGACCTCTGAGCTGGTGGATGAGAATGAAGACGGTGAGAATGAAAGATTAGGATCATTATAGCATTTGGGCTGCAGTGGCTTTGTGCAATCATTTCTTCATGaatattgcatgtgtgtgtgtgtgtgtgtgtgtgtgtgtgtgtgtgtatggacacTCTCAATTGCAATTGTACACAAAGCCTGCTCCTTTATACGTTTAGCTGTTGTATGACACAGTAAAAAAAGCTTGCTTCCTGCCATATGGTCAATGTGTCTCTCACCCCATATCGGGGAGCTCTCTCTGGATGCGTTCATGGACCGAGCTGGGAGGGATAAGTGGGTCATGAAGAGGCTACGGATGGACCTGAATCTCAAAGACTGGATGAAAGGACCAGAATGCAGCGCTGACTTCTCAGTCTGGGATACGATTGATCCTAAATTACCCGTACACAGCTTCTAAACATAAAGTACCTTTATACCTGAACATAATAGAACCACATGTATCATCTTTCATCATGTGAATGTAGCATGACATAAGGACAAGCCTATACATTTTTTTGATGCAATATTTGATTGAATTTGTGTTGGATTATATATGGATCGCTTGCAGTAGGTATAGCACTCTCTTTTGTGTCTTTAAGTTTAAATCAATTAAATGCTTAAACAATTGTATGCATATATTGTATGACAAATAAGCTTTCTATGAATTCTATAAGAGTGatattttttgttcattttgtaTTATAAATGAACACAAATGTATAGTCTCTGGTTTTATGACGTTCCTTCAGAAGGTATTTCTGAGATATCATATCCCATCCTTAACAGAGTGATGGCAGTATTTCATCCAAACAAGATTGGGAGACTTTCAAATTCATGTCGAAGAAAAATGTCAATAAGGAAGTCATATCAGAACCAAACTGTGTGCATGCTCTGAGGAGGAACGTTATTCTTAAAGTTGTTTCAGTCCATTGAAACGCGAACAGATTATTATCTGAATGTGCGACGAGACCAACCAAAGACCAACACTGATTGTAAGTCACTGCAAACCCGAACGGAGTACATGGCCAGGTTTAACATTGAATGAATCGCTTTAAGGTTTAACTTTACAAGAGCcactccttcctcctcatcctacaCCCTTTAGCCTGGCCTGACAACATCCTTGATGCCAAACTGAATGTCATCCGAAGTTGAAAATCCGAGCTCT harbors:
- the LOC132468228 gene encoding serine/threonine-protein phosphatase 4 regulatory subunit 2-A-like isoform X5, translated to MEIDAILEAFRDFEKKETKESCPILEQLLIDVAKTGETFIPWSKFKTYFLFKMENVMDDFHASSPEQRGSPNPNVVYVPFDAMKERIVKIVDGYSGVPFTIQRLCELVTDPTRNYSGTEKFLRGVEKNVMVVSCVRPPSEKNGESTVSRMNGGPFPDSSSVHSDSILNGPVVPPKPLTISFSTNGPPSAVDSRERQPPPEDGTERHISGSMSQEGEGSPRARREKSQRWGTEDRPYRPLQEVKRLKVEHREEEDTAGDEGERRASTSPTGSGVVTETQESPRGTGKTGKNAAPSGAVASGCSEPGSPTSPPSNRPEESSNSETDLDPDLTLQTDMTTDPSERLDPSGTGQSPEGQNNGDGSADGASLNDNKLPLSSACSTADLPTEGAAESK
- the LOC132468228 gene encoding serine/threonine-protein phosphatase 4 regulatory subunit 2-A-like isoform X4, with product MEIDAILEAFRDFEKKETKESCPILEQLLIDVAKTGETFIPWSKFKTYFLFKMENVMDDFHASSPEQRGSPNPNVVYVPFDAMKERIVKIVDGYSGVPFTIQRLCELVTDPTRNYSGTEKFLRGVEKNVMVVSCVRPPSEKNGESTVSRMNGGPFPDSSSVHSDSILNGPVVPPKPLTISFSTNGPPSAVDSRERQPPPEDGTERHISGSMSQEGEGSPRARREKSQRWGTEDRPYRPLQEVKRLKVEHREEEDTAGDEGERRASTSPTGSGVVTETQESPRGTGKTGKNAAPSGAVASGCSGRQEVMIQEPGSPTSPPSNRPEESSNSETDLDPDLTLQTDMTTDPSERLDPSGTGQSPEGQNNGDGSADGASLNDNKLPLSSACSTADLPTEGAAESK
- the LOC132468228 gene encoding serine/threonine-protein phosphatase 4 regulatory subunit 2-A-like isoform X6, whose amino-acid sequence is MRYWKLSEMENVMDDFHASSPEQRGSPNPNVVYVPFDAMKERIVKIVDGYSGVPFTIQRLCELVTDPTRNYSGTEKFLRGVEKNVMVVSCVRPPSEKNGESTVSRMNGGPFPDSSSVHSDSILNGPVVPPKPLTISFSTNGPPSAVDSRERQPPPEDGTERHISGSMSQEGEGSPRARREKSQRWGTEDRPYRPLQEVKRLKVEHREEEDTAGDEGERRASTSPTGSGVVTETQESPRGTGKTGKNAAPSGAVASGCSGRQEVMIQEPGSPTSPPSNRPEESSNSETDLDPDLTLQTDMTTDPSERLDPSGTGQSPEGQNNGDGSADGASLNDNKLPLSSACSTADLPTEGAAESK
- the LOC132468228 gene encoding serine/threonine-protein phosphatase 4 regulatory subunit 2-A-like isoform X2, translated to MIYYDFLRQMCVVVAREINAVLKRLVARGRIEKYSVCITSDSDFEKKETKESCPILEQLLIDVAKTGETFIPWSKFKTYFLFKMENVMDDFHASSPEQRGSPNPNVVYVPFDAMKERIVKIVDGYSGVPFTIQRLCELVTDPTRNYSGTEKFLRGVEKNVMVVSCVRPPSEKNGESTVSRMNGGPFPDSSSVHSDSILNGPVVPPKPLTISFSTNGPPSAVDSRERQPPPEDGTERHISGSMSQEGEGSPRARREKSQRWGTEDRPYRPLQEVKRLKVEHREEEDTAGDEGERRASTSPTGSGVVTETQESPRGTGKTGKNAAPSGAVASGCSEPGSPTSPPSNRPEESSNSETDLDPDLTLQTDMTTDPSERLDPSGTGQSPEGQNNGDGSADGASLNDNKLPLSSACSTADLPTEGAAESK
- the LOC132468228 gene encoding serine/threonine-protein phosphatase 4 regulatory subunit 2-A-like isoform X3 — translated: MIYYDFLRQMCVVVAREINAVLKRLVARGRIEKYSVCITSDSDFEKKETKESCPILEQLLIDVAKTGETFIPWSKFKTYFLFKMENVMDDFHASSPEQRGSPNPNVVYVPFDAMKERIVKIVDGYSGVPFTIQRLCELVTDPTRNYSGTEKFLRGVEKNVMVVSCVRPPSEKNGESTVSRMNGGPFPDSSSVHSDSAVDSRERQPPPEDGTERHISGSMSQEGEGSPRARREKSQRWGTEDRPYRPLQEVKRLKVEHREEEDTAGDEGERRASTSPTGSGVVTETQESPRGTGKTGKNAAPSGAVASGCSGRQEVMIQEPGSPTSPPSNRPEESSNSETDLDPDLTLQTDMTTDPSERLDPSGTGQSPEGQNNGDGSADGASLNDNKLPLSSACSTADLPTEGAAESK
- the LOC132468228 gene encoding serine/threonine-protein phosphatase 4 regulatory subunit 2-A-like isoform X1, which produces MIYYDFLRQMCVVVAREINAVLKRLVARGRIEKYSVCITSDSDFEKKETKESCPILEQLLIDVAKTGETFIPWSKFKTYFLFKMENVMDDFHASSPEQRGSPNPNVVYVPFDAMKERIVKIVDGYSGVPFTIQRLCELVTDPTRNYSGTEKFLRGVEKNVMVVSCVRPPSEKNGESTVSRMNGGPFPDSSSVHSDSILNGPVVPPKPLTISFSTNGPPSAVDSRERQPPPEDGTERHISGSMSQEGEGSPRARREKSQRWGTEDRPYRPLQEVKRLKVEHREEEDTAGDEGERRASTSPTGSGVVTETQESPRGTGKTGKNAAPSGAVASGCSGRQEVMIQEPGSPTSPPSNRPEESSNSETDLDPDLTLQTDMTTDPSERLDPSGTGQSPEGQNNGDGSADGASLNDNKLPLSSACSTADLPTEGAAESK